One Setaria viridis chromosome 3, Setaria_viridis_v4.0, whole genome shotgun sequence DNA window includes the following coding sequences:
- the LOC117850633 gene encoding serine/threonine-protein kinase 52, whose translation MASSAGDGASAAAKNETYVRADKIDLESLDIQLEKQLAKTWEKHKGKSTLGPREDWEIDLAKLEIRYVIAQGTYGTVYRGTYDGQDVAVKLLDWGEDGFATETETATLRASFKQEVAVWHELSHPNVTKFIGASMGTTDLKIPVNSSRTELPPRACCVVVEYLAGGTLKQYLIKNRRRKLAYKVVVQIALDLARGLSYLHSRKIVHRDVKTENMLLDTQRNLKIADFGVARVEAQNPKDMTGATGTLGYMAPEVLEGKPYNRKCDVYSFGICLWEIYCCDMPYPDLSFADVSSAVVHQNLRPDIPRCCSSAMANIMRKCWDANPDKRPDMDEVVRLMEALDTSKGGGMIPEGQAGGCLCFFRARGP comes from the exons ATGGCGTCgagcgccggcgatggcgcgtcggcggcggcgaagaacGAGACCTACGTGCGAGCCGACAAGATCGACCTGGAGAGCCTGGACATCCAGCTGGAGAAGCAGCTGGCCAAGACCTGGGAGAAGCACAAGGGCAAGTCCACCCTGGGGCCCCGGGAGGACTGGGAGATCGACCTCGCCAAGCTCGAGATTCGGTACGTCATCGCGCAGGGCACCTACGGCACGGTGTATCGCGGAACGTATGATGGGCAGGATGTTGCAG TAAAACTGTTGGATTGGGGTGAAGATGGCTTTGCAACGGAAACTGAAACTGCTACACTGCGAGCATCGTTTAAGCAGGAGGTTGCTGTCTGGCATGAGCTCAGTCATCCAAATGTTACAAAG TTCATTGGTGCATCGATGGGTACTACAGACCTTAAGATTCCAGTCAATAGTTCTCGCACTGAGCTGCCGCCAAGAGCATGTTGTGTTGTGGTAGAATATCTTGCTGGTGGAACACTAAAACAATATCTAATAAAGAACAGGCGACGGAAGCTTGCATACAAGGTTGTGGTTCAGATAGCATTGGATCTGGCCAGAGG attgAGCTATCTACACTCAAGAAAGATAGTTCATCGGGATGTTAAAACTGAAAATATGCTACTTGATACGCAACGGAACCTTAAAATCGCTGATTTTGGTGTTGCTCGTGTTGAGGCTCAGAATCCAAAGGATATGACAGGCGCGACAGGCACACTTGGCTACATGGCCCCAGAG GTCCTTGAAGGCAAGCCATACAATAGGAAGTGTGACGTCTACAGTTTTGGCATATGCTTATGGGAAATATACTGCTGTGACATGCCTTATCCAGACCTCAGTTTTGCAGATGTCTCATCTGCTGTTGTTCATCAG AATCTGCGCCCGGACATCCCCCGCTGCTGCTCAAGCGCGATGGCGAACATCATGCGCAAGTGCTGGGACGCGAACCCGGACAAGCGTCCGGACATGGATGAGGTGGTGCGGCTCATGGAGGCCCTCGACACGAGCAAGGGCGGCGGCATGATACCGGAAGGCCAGGCGGGCGGGTGCTTGTGCTTCTTCAGAGCCCGTGGCCCTTAG